Within Nostoc sp. UHCC 0926, the genomic segment TTATTCGATTGTGTCCTTTTAGGCACATCAACCACATCAATCGCCCCCAGAAGGGGGTATTTTTATGGCGGTAGTGGCTCAAGCGAGGTAACAATCAAATGAGCGTGGCTCACTACCATCTAAGGTAGTGTTAGGCGAACGCTAACCTAATCATCTCAAATTACGGGGACATCACAATGAATCGAGAAGAGTTTGAGGCTCTGATTACACGTAATAGCCCTTATCTGTAGCGCAACTATATATATATTGATATGACGAATGGCGATCGCCGCAGTGAGCCGCGACTTCGCAAGAACAGTGCGAGACAATGGTGACTGTAATCCTTTATAGATAAAGCTTTGAAGTCAGTAAGAACTACCATTGCTTAATTTTTGCTTATTGCTAATTCCATAAAGAAAACCCTCATAATGTTTATGAGGGCATTGATTAATATCTATGTCATTCATTAAGTGCGGAAATGTCTTTTACCCTGCCTGTGCTTGGCAATTTCTTTACGCTTGCGTTTTTCTATAGGTGTTTCAAAGTGACGATGCTTCCTCATATCTGGAAAAATCCCAGCCTTGGAAACTTCTCGTTTAAATCGACGTAAGGCTGACTCAATGTGTTCATTGTCACCCACTATTATTTGGGTCATTATCTCTCCTGCTAAATTGACTTACTTAATGGCTGATAGTGGTAAGCCGCCCAGTTAACTAAAGTGCAAAAAAGGCAGACTCTTTGTCTGAAGAGAAAATTCGCTCTCTCTTTCTTTCAGCTTTCTTCCGCTTAGTAGCGGTTACGTCCACCGCCCCCACCGTACCCTCCTCGGTTCCCACCAGACGAACCTCTGTCTTCTCTGGGTTTAGCCTTATTCACTTTCAGGTTACGACCCATCCACTCAGCACCATCAAGACCCTCAATGGCAGCTGCTTCTTCTGCATCTGTTCCCATTTCTACAAAACCAAAACCGCGTGCTTGTCCTGTTTCACGGTCAGTAGGTAGTTGAACACGCTTTACAGTACCATATTCAGCAAAAACACCCTTAATATCATCTTCCTTAACTTCGTAAGAAAGGTTGCCTACATAAATTGACATTGATTATCTCCAAAAATATTCGTGTGTAGAGATTTAAATTTTGGAGAAAAGTCTGTAGATACCAAAAGGGGAAAGCCTGTCAATACTAACAACAAAAATACTCACTCCTTTAACTCTCGTTTTCTAGGATGACATAGAAGCCAATTCTCTGCATCCAGTAAAAGGTTAATTAACCAGTGATGTAAGACTAGGTGCGATTGCCTTACTTAGCTACTCATCCATCTGGGTACCCAGATTTTTGACTTTTTCTAACGCCTCTACTACACCAACTTCATCAGCTAGTCGGATAAATGCACTGGCTAATTCTTCTAACAAGTCGCTCCTATCCACATATTCCCCCTCGTCTGCCAAGTCCATCAGCGCTCGATTGATCTGCCTGCTCAATTTTTTAGGAATGCGAAAAGTGGTTTGGGTATAATCGGGATTCTCACGCTTGGCTAATTTATCTTTATCCTTTAAGTGTTTAGATGACCG encodes:
- the rpsU gene encoding 30S ribosomal protein S21, which codes for MTQIIVGDNEHIESALRRFKREVSKAGIFPDMRKHRHFETPIEKRKRKEIAKHRQGKRHFRT
- a CDS encoding RNA recognition motif domain-containing protein is translated as MSIYVGNLSYEVKEDDIKGVFAEYGTVKRVQLPTDRETGQARGFGFVEMGTDAEEAAAIEGLDGAEWMGRNLKVNKAKPREDRGSSGGNRGGYGGGGGRNRY